CGTTAATGGGATGGCTGCCGACCTGGCAGCCATAAAAAGGGAATGTATGGGACAGTCCTGTGAAATTAAAATTGAAAAAGTATGTGTTGACAAGGTAAATCTTGACCAGATTATCTTTAACATTGACGGCATGGATGTGAAAGACCTAAGCGGTTGTTTAAGCATAGGCCTTAATTACGGCAGTAAAGTGCTCCGCATTGCATCGCCACAAAAACCAAAAACAGAAGAGCAAAAAAAAGGCAAAACCGGCGAACCTCCTTCCCCCCAGGAGGAGCAGCCTCAAATAAAGATAAATTTTCAACGTGAAGATAAAGAAGGTGAAAATATTGGCCGTGAATCACAACCCGTTCGAGATTTTTAAAAATATTCCCAATGCAGATAAAAAGTTTTTTCAGGAGATTAATGGTTGGCCCGACCCCACGGGTTTTTTAGAACACATTAGTAGAAGGAATTGGCCATTGCTAAATCTAGTTGAAACAATTAATGAGATTATAATCAGCGTAGATTTACCAGGATTGCAAAAAGCAAGCGACGCCAAAGTAGCGATAAAAGGAAATACACTGAAGATTGAGGGGGTAGTAGGTTACGAACCTCATCTTTCTGAGCAGGGGTCAATAGTGCATATACAAGAAAGACGCACAGGCAAATTCTGCCGTACCGTTACCCTTCCGACAGCGGTAAGCAGCAATAGCGCCCAGGCAAACTACCGCTCCGGCATACTAGAAATCAAATTTGCAAAGCCCCAGGATAGTCAGGCCGAAATACTAAATATTGAGTTTGGTTTCTAGTGTCTATGAATTCTATTTCCCCAAAGATCAGATTAGAAATATTTTGTCAAGAATGGCCCCACTTGGTCATCACAGGCTCTTGGTAACCAACCGACATACTACAATTGACCATCAATGATTCCTCATCTTCTGTTGAAAACCAATCCAAGGTGAAAAATTCATATAATTTTGTTCGGGATGGTAAACCTATATGACAGAACTAATTATTTTAAGACCCGTTAGTAAAAACACCATTAGACGAGGATGAATCTAATGAAATTTACAAAGAAAACCATGTTGATGATATTTGCCATAACTGTATTACTGATGGGAGTATTAAGTTACAGAGCCAGTTCATCAGCGGATATCAGTAAAAGGGATTTGCAGGAAAGAGTTCAGGTGATTTTTCAGTCCCGCGCCTCGGCATCAGTTACCGGCAGCGATCCCGAAAAGGCCCTTTCATATTATGATACCACGACGATGTTGGGCCGCTGGGCTTTGGAGCATGAGAAATCCAAATTAAAATACATCCAGTTGTGGTCTCAGAAACGTGGAGTAAATATTATTGAAGCAAATTCAACCATAAAAATCCCCTGGTCGCAAGTGGTGGGAGATAATGCTGAACTGACCGTCGACCAAACTCTGCAGTTGGGCTATGTTTACCAAGATGATCCCACAGTAAACCGTTTTGGTATTGGTACGCGCCATTGGATGAAACTAACACTTAAAAACGGTAAATGGTTTATACTGCAAGATTTTTATACCGACGGTCTCGGCGACAATAGTTTGGCGCTTGATCCCATACCGTCAGACGGTCCCGCGGTTGTAAAGAAAAATGAACATACAAATTCGGCTGCGAGCAGCGCCCCCAG
The genomic region above belongs to Pelotomaculum isophthalicicum JI and contains:
- a CDS encoding Hsp20/alpha crystallin family protein, with the translated sequence MLNLVETINEIIISVDLPGLQKASDAKVAIKGNTLKIEGVVGYEPHLSEQGSIVHIQERRTGKFCRTVTLPTAVSSNSAQANYRSGILEIKFAKPQDSQAEILNIEFGF
- a CDS encoding amidase domain-containing protein yields the protein MKFTKKTMLMIFAITVLLMGVLSYRASSSADISKRDLQERVQVIFQSRASASVTGSDPEKALSYYDTTTMLGRWALEHEKSKLKYIQLWSQKRGVNIIEANSTIKIPWSQVVGDNAELTVDQTLQLGYVYQDDPTVNRFGIGTRHWMKLTLKNGKWFILQDFYTDGLGDNSLALDPIPSDGPAVVKKNEHTNSAASSAPSLLNREGTVKYADEFAGLAWGAGNDNQYNIRYRDYNDQGGDCTNFVSQCLGDQEGGRLPMDDNWFYNLNEGAGSQAWVRAETFGDWLVYSGWGQRLARGTFQELNTPGEKYPRGAVRELQKGDVIGYGKIGYSAHMAIVVGYDSKGYPLVNSHNVDRYHCPWDMGYDKSTIYHLYKFGG